The following DNA comes from Streptomyces sp. NBC_00690.
CTTCAACGCTGCCCAGAAAACGGGCGGTCGGGTCACCGGACAAGGCGGCGGCTACGGGGCCGTCGGGCGCGTACCACGTGCCAGGGCCGTAGAGGATTCCGTAGCGCAGCACAACCGCCGTACCGAGTTCTGCCACCGTCTCCTCAAGAGCCCTGACGCCGGCCACCATGCCCCCGCGGGGCTGCTCGGCGCTGTGGTCGAGGGGCACGGACTCATCCGCGGGGGCCTCTCCGGGGGCGTAAGCCCAGGCGATGGACTGGGCGACGATGCGCTGTACGCCAGCGGCGCGCGCTGCATCCACGAGATGACGGGTGCCGAGGACACGCAGTCGACTGTTGGCAGCGCCATCGACACCTGAGAGATCGGTCAACTGATGCATGACCACGTCGGGTTGGGCTGCCACGAGGGCCCGGCGGAGCCCTGGGCTGTCCAGAGCGTCGACGGCTACGGCTGCCGCTCCCTGTCGTCGGATCCGTTCGACCCCGGCCGAGGTCCTTGAGATGCCGGTGACCTCGTGCCCGGCGTCCAGAAGCATCGGGAGGAGGAGCCGGCCGACTGCTCCGGTGGCGCCCGCGACGAAGATTCGCATGAGGTATTCGTTTCTTGGGTGGTGGGTGGGGGGCTGGTGGTGGGGTCCAGGGTAGGGGGTGCGGGGTGGTGGGGCTCGGTAGGTTCCGGGTGAGGTCTTGCTGTGAGTTCAGCCCTGGGGGCGGGGGGCAGTCCTCGAACGCCGGACGGGCTGAGGTGGTCCGAGGCTGCGGGGTTTGGCTTGTCCGGGTGAGACCCGTGCCTGGGTTTCCGCCCTGGGGGGGTGGCGGGGTTCCGTCCTCAAGCGCCGGACGGGCTGGGGTGGGGCGGGTGGCGCTTGTGTTGTGGGCTTGGCCTTGGGGGGCGGGGCCTTGGGTGGTCCGGCTGGGGTTTGGGTGGGGTGCGGGTGGTGGGGGTGCTTTCGGGCGTGACTCCTCAGCGCCGGCGGCCAGCGGCTGATCCGTCCATGGCGGCTCTGAAGCCGCCGACGCTTCCGGGGACACCCCCTGCGCGCCCCCAATACCGCAACCAGGCATACCTGGCCCTGTCCAAGGGTTGAGCTCAGGGTGGGATGTCCCCCCGGGTCGTGGCTCAAGCTCGGGACCGAGCAGGAATCAGGTTCCGGGGTGGAGCCGGATGTGCCCCCCAGTGCCGCAACCAGCTCTGCTTGCCCCTGGCCCTGTCCATGGGGTGCGCCTTGGTGGGGAGTGTCCCCCGGGTCGTGGCTCAAGCTCGGGACCGAGCAGGAATCAGGTTCCGGGGTGGAGCCGGATGTGCCCCCCAGTGCCGCAACCAGCTCTGCTTGCCCCTGGCCCTGTCCATGGGGTGAGCCTTGGTGGGGAGTGTCCCCCGGGCCGTGGATCACGCTCAGGGGTGGAGTGGGGCTCCGGGGCCGGAGTCAGGCATCAGTTGGGGTCTGATGCTCCTCGGGCAGTCCGAGGGCGAGGTCGTGCCGTGGAGAGCCGTCGGTTCGGGTTACCGCAGCATTGATTCGTCGGCGGGTCAGTTGGCGAGGATACGGAGGCTTCAGCCGGTGGGCGAGTTGCCGAGCCAGTAGAGCGCAATGTCGATTTCGCGTGCGGTCCAGTCCACCGCCAGTGGATCGCGCTGGGCGAGGAGTTGGTCAAGGAGGTGGAGATAACGACCGTACCGCCCAGGGGTGTTGGTCAAGTTCAGTCCCAGTGCGGTCAAGGCGTGGTGGGCGCGCCGGTCGTAGACCGCCATGCGGTGGGGTGCTGCCGCGGTGAGCAGCGTGGAGGCCAGGGCGTCGCCGCTTCTGCACCCCGGCAGCTCCCACACGACGCTTCGCCCCTTGCGGGCCGCTTCCGCGCGGGAGAGTGTCGAGTCACGGACCGCTTCCATGGCCGTCCGGGTGATGGAACGTATCTGGGCGTCCGGCAGCGCCATCAGTTCGGCCATCCACGGGGTGCGGGCGGAGAGGCGCTTCCAGGCGACCAGTGCCCCGATGTCGACCTTTCCGAGGCTTCCGGAATCCTCTGCCCGCTGCGCCACCTCCCACAGGACCTCGTCGTAGGCGGGTGAGACCGCGGCCTGGTAGGCCCTGTGGGCATCGAGGAGAGCGGGCCAGACACGGCTGGCGTCGGCAGCGGTCACCGGTGTCGATTCCATGACTCTGTTTATCAGTCAATCGCTTGCCGTGGCCGTGGTCCTCCCAAGCCGGGGATCGGTCCAGGCGCGTGGGCAAGACACCAACGCCCGGCGCCCCGAGGCGGGGTCCTGACTCACACCAGCCGGCGTATCTCGCCGCGCACCCGGTAGAAACCGCCCGACGCGGGGTGCAGGGCGTCAACCACATAGCGGGCACCCGCCTCCCTGATGCCGCGGGGGAACTGTACGTTCCACGAGGGCTCGAACCCCTCGGAGACCACGTGCACACGCATCCGGCCCGACTCCTGGATGCACTCCACCACCACTCCACCCGCCGGTGCCACCGTCACCGTGGCCACCGCCGTCGGTGAGGCCGCCGGAGTGTAGGTGGGCAGCGCGGCAGCGGACTTGATGTCCCGGGCCACGGGGACCGTGCCCTGTTGCGCCGCCGCGATCGCCGCGTCACTGGCGTCGACACAGACGAGGGAGCCATCGGTGGTGACCATGTAGAGGCGTCCGTCGAGGTACTGCATGGACAGCGCCGAGCCGCCTCCCGTCCCCAGCTTCCACAGTCGATTGCCTGCCGCGTCGAAGCAGTACACCGACGAGGAGGAGTCACCGGCGAAGACATAGGCGCCGTCAGGCGCCGTGGCGCAGGAGTACACCGAGGCGTCGCAGCGGTAGGTCGCCTCGATCGTGCCGTTCGTCTTGGAGAGGCGCTGGACCACATGACGGCTGGTGCCTGCGTACACCGAGTTCTGCTCCTGCCAGCCGAACAGGACGGAGCCGGTGGTGGGGGTGTGCCACAGTTCGCCGTTGCCGTGGGGCGCGTAGGCCGTGACGCCCTTGCCGTGACCGTGGTAGACGCCGCGGTCGTCGGCTCGGACCATCCAGCCGTAGGGACCTGCGGAGGTGCGTGACCACTGGTACTCGTCCTCGTGGTCGATCACGTTCAACCCGCCTCGGGCATCCGAGACGTTGAGCACTCCCTCACGGATGTCCAGCCAGAAGATGTCGACGTCGGCGGCGATGTCGTACGCGGCGAACGGAAGCTTGGACGACAGGTCGTACACCGTGCCGTTGTCACAGCCGGCGTAGATCCAGAAGTCATCGGCGACCAGGCACTTGACGCCGTCCGGCAGGGAGTACTTGGCGAGCACCTCACCGCTGTGGCTGACCGTGTACACATCGCCCGCCTGGTTGCCCACCCAGCAGCGATCCTCGTCGATGTGGATGCCGAAGGCAGCGGATCCCGTGCGAAAGCGCCACAGCACGGGGGCGACCGAGCGCGCGGTGGAGGGGGCCGAGGTGACCTGGCGGCGGGTGACCGCGCGGGCCGCCCGCTGGCCCTGGACCGCGGGGGCGTACCCCTTGCGGACCTTCTCCCCCACCTTCTTGGCCGCTGCGGCCCGGGCCTTGTCCACCGTGGGGAACGTGGAGACCTGGGACTGCCCCTGCGCACCGATGCGTCCGTAGCGCACTGAAACGACCGTGTCGTCCACGGTCACCTCGTAGAACTTGTGCGCTCCTTCGCCGTCCTGCGACAGCTCCAGATACGTCGTGGTACGAGACACAGCAGACTCCTCCCCTGGGTGGAACCGACGGCCTGGTCCGCCGGTTCCCACTGCTGACGACATTATGGGGCGGCACTGACATCGACGTTCTTAGCCGGCCTGGGACCCTGGCCCTTCCCATGGTTCGCGCAGGTCAGAGAGGCGCCGGCTCGGACACTGCCCCTGCGCCGGTGGACTGTTCGGCACGCAGCCGGTGGATGCCGCGGCTACGACCAGTCCTTGCGTATGCCGTACAGGGCGTCCTTGGTGCGCCTGGGCGGGGTGGCCCTGATGACCATCTGGTCCAGGACCTCGCGGTAGACGGACACCTCGGCCATCTCCTCTATGTAGGAGGAGCGGGTCAGGCTCTCGCAGTAGATGACGTCGGGAAAGTCGAATCCGTCGAAGCGGAAGAGTGCGAACGGTCCGTAGGCGCCGGGGTGGGCTCCGGCCCGGAACTCGGCCAGTTGCAGCGCGACATGGGGCATGTCGCAGGTGTCCAGGAGACGATCGATCTGCCCCTTCATAATGGCAGCGTCACCGACGGGTCGCCGAAGGACCGTTTCATCCATCACCACCCACAGCTTGGGGGCGTCCGTGCGCTCCAGCACCAACTGGCGCTCCTGGCGCAGCGCGATACGTCGGTCCAACTCACGTTGGTCCACTCGGGGGAAGCCCAGGCGCAGAACTGCACGGGCGTAGTCCTCGGTCTGCACGAGGCCGGGAACGAAGTGCGGTTCGTAGGTCCTGATCTGGGCGGCGGACGCCTCCAGACTGACGTAGAGGCTGAAGACGTCGGGAAGCACATCGCGGTACTTCTGCCACCATCCGGAGACGTTGGCCTTCTCACTGAGATCGAGGAACTCTCGCTTCTCCTTCTCGG
Coding sequences within:
- a CDS encoding NAD-dependent epimerase/dehydratase family protein yields the protein MRIFVAGATGAVGRLLLPMLLDAGHEVTGISRTSAGVERIRRQGAAAVAVDALDSPGLRRALVAAQPDVVMHQLTDLSGVDGAANSRLRVLGTRHLVDAARAAGVQRIVAQSIAWAYAPGEAPADESVPLDHSAEQPRGGMVAGVRALEETVAELGTAVVLRYGILYGPGTWYAPDGPVAAALSGDPTARFLGSVEADRSISSFLHVADAARAAVAAVDWPGGPVNIVDDEPAEAREWLPLLAASLGVPAPTPVPGRQPWARGATHHLARSRGWRPEHPTWRTGFAGK
- a CDS encoding WGR domain-containing protein, which translates into the protein MSRTTTYLELSQDGEGAHKFYEVTVDDTVVSVRYGRIGAQGQSQVSTFPTVDKARAAAAKKVGEKVRKGYAPAVQGQRAARAVTRRQVTSAPSTARSVAPVLWRFRTGSAAFGIHIDEDRCWVGNQAGDVYTVSHSGEVLAKYSLPDGVKCLVADDFWIYAGCDNGTVYDLSSKLPFAAYDIAADVDIFWLDIREGVLNVSDARGGLNVIDHEDEYQWSRTSAGPYGWMVRADDRGVYHGHGKGVTAYAPHGNGELWHTPTTGSVLFGWQEQNSVYAGTSRHVVQRLSKTNGTIEATYRCDASVYSCATAPDGAYVFAGDSSSSVYCFDAAGNRLWKLGTGGGSALSMQYLDGRLYMVTTDGSLVCVDASDAAIAAAQQGTVPVARDIKSAAALPTYTPAASPTAVATVTVAPAGGVVVECIQESGRMRVHVVSEGFEPSWNVQFPRGIREAGARYVVDALHPASGGFYRVRGEIRRLV
- a CDS encoding helix-turn-helix domain-containing protein; the encoded protein is MSEPRSAPTVLQMVLGRRLQKLRRAAGMTAQQAGRHLRQAHTTVTRIERAEVALKYVTVAAMLDLYGVTEKEKREFLDLSEKANVSGWWQKYRDVLPDVFSLYVSLEASAAQIRTYEPHFVPGLVQTEDYARAVLRLGFPRVDQRELDRRIALRQERQLVLERTDAPKLWVVMDETVLRRPVGDAAIMKGQIDRLLDTCDMPHVALQLAEFRAGAHPGAYGPFALFRFDGFDFPDVIYCESLTRSSYIEEMAEVSVYREVLDQMVIRATPPRRTKDALYGIRKDWS